One stretch of Glycine soja cultivar W05 chromosome 7, ASM419377v2, whole genome shotgun sequence DNA includes these proteins:
- the LOC114420536 gene encoding uncharacterized protein LOC114420536, producing MGADNLLRRCVTSEEAKGILWHCHNSPCGRHYGGSKTAAKVEMEHKAYWALKFLNFDEKASREHRKIQLLELEEMRLTAYESSRLYKEKVKMYHDKKLLKREFKLGQEFDLTVQELYDPQSQDPERTWVVNGQRLKLYHGNEFIRTQDTVHLIAK from the exons ATGGGTGCAGATAACCTCCTTAGGAGATGTGTGACAAGTGAGGAAGCCAAAGGCATACTGTGGCACTGTCACAATTCACCATGTGGTAGGCATTATGGCGGAAGCAAAACAGCCGCCAAAG TTGAAATGGAACATAAGGCATATTGGGCTCTAAAATTTCTGAACTTTGATGAGAAGGCATCCAGAGAGCATAGAAAGATCCAGTTGCTGGAACTAGAAGAAATGCGATTAACAGCTTATGAATCTTCGcgactttacaaagaaaaggtGAAGATGTATCACGATAAGAAGttgttgaagagagaattcaaaCTGGGACAAGAA TTCGATCTTACGGTGCAAGAGCTGTATGACCCACAATCTCAGGATCCTGAAAGGACATGGGTTGTCAATGGCCAAAGACTAAAACTGTATCATGGAAATGAATTTATCAGGACACAGGACACTGTTCATTTGATCGCCAagtga